The following proteins are co-located in the Gossypium hirsutum isolate 1008001.06 chromosome A02, Gossypium_hirsutum_v2.1, whole genome shotgun sequence genome:
- the LOC107951110 gene encoding rho GTPase-activating protein REN1 isoform X4: protein MATKKNEPSQKQQRMVSKKDEPSKGHQGDAAVVASPGPLPEAPPTPKSRVRNSVLKSGPLFLSTKGIGWTSWKKRWFILTQTSLVFFKSDPNAIPQKENEVNLILGGIDLNNSGSVVVKADKKLLTVLFQDGQDGRTFTLKAESSEDLYEWRAAFENALSQASSSPHVLGKNDILGNEKANAVNGSKDPVNNKQPVRSTVLGKPILLALEDVDGAPTFLEKALRFIEEHGTKAEGVLRLAADVEDVKRRIQEYEKGKTEFSREEDPHVIADCIKYVIRELPSCPVPASCCNALLEAYRTLGGDRVNTMREAVLDAFPEPNRRLLQRILMMMQAVASNKTLNRMSSSAVAACMAPLILRPLVSGDCEIENDFKLGDDSSIQLLRAAAAANHAQAIVITLLEEYDKIFGEGYVSPNLYYGTEESGSESESESESEGETESEEATDDDCNDATSGSNAYCDSDYVASGTGSRSGHSINNDLDDDKDSDYSSSSSEPSIADGDLKATKKLSSSLHSSLSENDLQRSEDNQSNKSSAIEAVCEFGHRAKRPTVWGWAIAKKKLSMESIHCPSKEEAEIERIKAEKSDLKKGHTEEIEGNLVYEACLEKQKKMLHGHCQALQNDVTRLAEELHRERDKRTALEAGLTPSQGTVALPNTVNEKIKADIKDIAQAEADINNLNKKVDELWMQLNQLLEQNSVSMNNRSNRHQPNHQEKSSTLNTGRISQRILKLLLKSQEARINMRTK, encoded by the exons ATGGCTACCAAAAAGAATGAACCATCTCAGAAACAACAG AGGATGGTTTCCAAAAAGGATGAGCCCTCTAAAGGACATCAG GGAGATGCTGCAGTTGTGGCTTCTCCTGGTCCTCTTCCAGAGGCTCCACCAACTCCAAAATCTCGTGTCAGAAACTCG GTTTTAAAGAGTGGGCCACTTTTTTTATCTACCAAAG GAATTGGATGGACATCATGGAAGAAAAGGTGGTTTATTTTGACACAAACTTCGTTAGTTTTCTTCAAAAGTGATCCT AATGCCATTCCTCaaaaggaaaatgaagtgaattTAATTCTTGGTGGCATTGATCTCAACAATTCAGGCAG TGTGGTTGTCAAAGCTGATAAAAAACTCTTAACTGTACTATTTCAAGATGGTCAAGATGGACGGACGTTCACACTTAAG GCTGAAAGTTCAGAGGATTTGTATGAGTGGAGGGCTGCATTTGAGAATGCCTTGTCACAAGCATCAAGTTCTCCTCACGTTTTGGGGAAAAATGACATCTTGGGGAATGAAAAAGCAAACGCAGTTAATGGTTCTAAGGACCCAG TGAACAATAAACAGCCTGTGAGATCTACTGTCTTAGGCAAACCAATTTTACTTGCACTAGAAGATGTTGACGGAGCTCCAACATTTTTGGAGAAGGCTCTAAGATTTATAGAAGAGCATG GAACCAAAGCAGAAGGGGTCTTACGACTAGCTGCTGACGTTGAAGATGTTAAGCGTCGAATTCAGGAATATGAAAAGG GAAAAACTGAGTTCTCTCGTGAGGAGGATCCACATGTCATTGCTGATTGTATCAAG TATGTCATTCGAGAGTTGCCATCATGTCCTGTCCCTGCTTCATGCTGCAATGCGCTACTAGAAGCATACC GAACTCTGGGTGGTGATAGAGTCAACACTATGCGTGAAGCAGTATTGGACGCGTTTCCTGAGCCAAACCGTCGCCTACTACAGAG AATTCTAATGATGATGCAAGCTGTGGCttctaataaaactttaaatcGGATGAGCTCTTCAGCTGTGGCAGCATGCATGGCACCCTTGATTCTTCGCCCTCTTGTATCTGGTGACTGTGAGATTGAAAACGATTTTAAATTGGGTGATGATAGTTCAATTCAACTGCTGCGAGCAGCTGCTGCAGCCAATCATGCTCAAGCCATTGTTATAACATTACTTGAagaatatgataaaatatttgGG GAAGGATATGTTTCCCCCAATTTATACTATGGAACGGAAGAGAGTGgaagtgaaagtgaaagtgaaagtgaaagtgaaggtGAAACTGAAAGTGAAGAGGCAACTGATGATGACTGTAATGATGCAACATCTGGGTCTAATGCATACTGTGATAGTGACTATGTAGCAAGTGGAACAGGCAGTAGGAGCGGTCACTCTATTAACAATGATCTGGATGATGATAAG GATTCTGATTATTCGAGCTCTAGTTCTGAGCCCTCTATAGCTGATGGTGATTTAAAAGCCACCAAGAAGCTTTCAAGTTCACTTCACTCTTCCCTGTCTGAAAATGATTTACAAAGGAGTGAGGATAATCAAAGTAACAAGAGTTCAGCAATAGAGGCTGTTTGCGAATTTGGCCATAGAGCTAAGCGTCCCACTGTTTGGGGATGGGCAATT GCAAAGAAGAAGCTTTCTATGGAATCTATTCATTGTCCTTCTAAAGAAGA GGCTGAAATAGAGAGGATCAAGGCTGAAAAATCTGACTTGAAAAAGGGACACACAGAAGAG ATCGAAGGTAATCTGGTTTATGAAGCCTGCttggaaaaacaaaagaagatgCTGCATGGGCATTGTCAAGCTCTTCAGAATGAT GTGACAAGACTAGCGGAAGAGTTGCATAGGGAAAGAGATAAGAGGACAGCTCTGGAAGCTGGACTTACCCCCTCTCAAGGAACCGTAGCTCTCCCAAATACGGTTAATGAAAAG ATAAAGGCAGATATTAAGGACATAGCTCAAGCAGAGGCAGACATAAACAATTTGAACAAAAAGGTTGATGAATTGTGGATGCAGCTGAATCAACTACTTGAGCAAAATTCTGTTTCCATGAATAACAGGTCCAATCGGCATCAACCAAATCATCAAGAAAAAAG
- the LOC107951110 gene encoding rho GTPase-activating protein REN1 isoform X3 produces MATKKNEPSQKQQRMVSKKDEPSKGHQGDAAVVASPGPLPEAPPTPKSRVRNSVLKSGPLFLSTKGIGWTSWKKRWFILTQTSLVFFKSDPNAIPQKENEVNLILGGIDLNNSGSVVVKADKKLLTVLFQDGQDGRTFTLKAESSEDLYEWRAAFENALSQASSSPHVLGKNDILGNEKANAVNGSKDPGTKAEGVLRLAADVEDVKRRIQEYEKGKTEFSREEDPHVIADCIKYVIRELPSCPVPASCCNALLEAYRTLGGDRVNTMREAVLDAFPEPNRRLLQRILMMMQAVASNKTLNRMSSSAVAACMAPLILRPLVSGDCEIENDFKLGDDSSIQLLRAAAAANHAQAIVITLLEEYDKIFGEGYVSPNLYYGTEESGSESESESESEGETESEEATDDDCNDATSGSNAYCDSDYVASGTGSRSGHSINNDLDDDKDSDYSSSSSEPSIADGDLKATKKLSSSLHSSLSENDLQRSEDNQSNKSSAIEAVCEFGHRAKRPTVWGWAIAKKKLSMESIHCPSKEEAEIERIKAEKSDLKKGHTEEIEGNLVYEACLEKQKKMLHGHCQALQNDVTRLAEELHRERDKRTALEAGLTPSQGTVALPNTVNEKIKADIKDIAQAEADINNLNKKVDELWMQLNQLLEQNSVSMNNRSNRHQPNHQEKRKDKPKDIEATFKKSGSKDKYADKVECENKKQEPSLTNKQNINGMHAAEIIARKPLASSNVDKSTIKGEVCSILF; encoded by the exons ATGGCTACCAAAAAGAATGAACCATCTCAGAAACAACAG AGGATGGTTTCCAAAAAGGATGAGCCCTCTAAAGGACATCAG GGAGATGCTGCAGTTGTGGCTTCTCCTGGTCCTCTTCCAGAGGCTCCACCAACTCCAAAATCTCGTGTCAGAAACTCG GTTTTAAAGAGTGGGCCACTTTTTTTATCTACCAAAG GAATTGGATGGACATCATGGAAGAAAAGGTGGTTTATTTTGACACAAACTTCGTTAGTTTTCTTCAAAAGTGATCCT AATGCCATTCCTCaaaaggaaaatgaagtgaattTAATTCTTGGTGGCATTGATCTCAACAATTCAGGCAG TGTGGTTGTCAAAGCTGATAAAAAACTCTTAACTGTACTATTTCAAGATGGTCAAGATGGACGGACGTTCACACTTAAG GCTGAAAGTTCAGAGGATTTGTATGAGTGGAGGGCTGCATTTGAGAATGCCTTGTCACAAGCATCAAGTTCTCCTCACGTTTTGGGGAAAAATGACATCTTGGGGAATGAAAAAGCAAACGCAGTTAATGGTTCTAAGGACCCAG GAACCAAAGCAGAAGGGGTCTTACGACTAGCTGCTGACGTTGAAGATGTTAAGCGTCGAATTCAGGAATATGAAAAGG GAAAAACTGAGTTCTCTCGTGAGGAGGATCCACATGTCATTGCTGATTGTATCAAG TATGTCATTCGAGAGTTGCCATCATGTCCTGTCCCTGCTTCATGCTGCAATGCGCTACTAGAAGCATACC GAACTCTGGGTGGTGATAGAGTCAACACTATGCGTGAAGCAGTATTGGACGCGTTTCCTGAGCCAAACCGTCGCCTACTACAGAG AATTCTAATGATGATGCAAGCTGTGGCttctaataaaactttaaatcGGATGAGCTCTTCAGCTGTGGCAGCATGCATGGCACCCTTGATTCTTCGCCCTCTTGTATCTGGTGACTGTGAGATTGAAAACGATTTTAAATTGGGTGATGATAGTTCAATTCAACTGCTGCGAGCAGCTGCTGCAGCCAATCATGCTCAAGCCATTGTTATAACATTACTTGAagaatatgataaaatatttgGG GAAGGATATGTTTCCCCCAATTTATACTATGGAACGGAAGAGAGTGgaagtgaaagtgaaagtgaaagtgaaagtgaaggtGAAACTGAAAGTGAAGAGGCAACTGATGATGACTGTAATGATGCAACATCTGGGTCTAATGCATACTGTGATAGTGACTATGTAGCAAGTGGAACAGGCAGTAGGAGCGGTCACTCTATTAACAATGATCTGGATGATGATAAG GATTCTGATTATTCGAGCTCTAGTTCTGAGCCCTCTATAGCTGATGGTGATTTAAAAGCCACCAAGAAGCTTTCAAGTTCACTTCACTCTTCCCTGTCTGAAAATGATTTACAAAGGAGTGAGGATAATCAAAGTAACAAGAGTTCAGCAATAGAGGCTGTTTGCGAATTTGGCCATAGAGCTAAGCGTCCCACTGTTTGGGGATGGGCAATT GCAAAGAAGAAGCTTTCTATGGAATCTATTCATTGTCCTTCTAAAGAAGA GGCTGAAATAGAGAGGATCAAGGCTGAAAAATCTGACTTGAAAAAGGGACACACAGAAGAG ATCGAAGGTAATCTGGTTTATGAAGCCTGCttggaaaaacaaaagaagatgCTGCATGGGCATTGTCAAGCTCTTCAGAATGAT GTGACAAGACTAGCGGAAGAGTTGCATAGGGAAAGAGATAAGAGGACAGCTCTGGAAGCTGGACTTACCCCCTCTCAAGGAACCGTAGCTCTCCCAAATACGGTTAATGAAAAG ATAAAGGCAGATATTAAGGACATAGCTCAAGCAGAGGCAGACATAAACAATTTGAACAAAAAGGTTGATGAATTGTGGATGCAGCTGAATCAACTACTTGAGCAAAATTCTGTTTCCATGAATAACAGGTCCAATCGGCATCAACCAAATCATCAAGAAAAAAG
- the LOC107951110 gene encoding rho GTPase-activating protein REN1 isoform X2, protein MATKKNEPSQKQQRMVSKKDEPSKGHQGDAAVVASPGPLPEAPPTPKSRVRNSVLKSGPLFLSTKGIGWTSWKKRWFILTQTSLVFFKSDPNAIPQKENEVNLILGGIDLNNSGSVVVKADKKLLTVLFQDGQDGRTFTLKAESSEDLYEWRAAFENALSQASSSPHVLGKNDILGNEKANAVNGSKDPVNNKQPVRSTVLGKPILLALEDVDGAPTFLEKALRFIEEHGTKAEGVLRLAADVEDVKRRIQEYEKGKTEFSREEDPHVIADCIKYVIRELPSCPVPASCCNALLEAYRTLGGDRVNTMREAVLDAFPEPNRRLLQRILMMMQAVASNKTLNRMSSSAVAACMAPLILRPLVSGDCEIENDFKLGDDSSIQLLRAAAAANHAQAIVITLLEEYDKIFGEGYVSPNLYYGTEESGSESESESESEGETESEEATDDDCNDATSGSNAYCDSDYVASGTGSRSGHSINNDLDDDKDSDYSSSSSEPSIADGDLKATKKLSSSLHSSLSENDLQRSEDNQSNKSSAIEAVCEFGHRAKRPTVWGWAIAKKKLSMESIHCPSKEEAEIERIKAEKSDLKKGHTEEIEGNLVYEACLEKQKKMLHGHCQALQNDVTRLAEELHRERDKRTALEAGLTPSQGTVALPNTVNEKADIKDIAQAEADINNLNKKVDELWMQLNQLLEQNSVSMNNRSNRHQPNHQEKRKDKPKDIEATFKKSGSKDKYADKVECENKKQEPSLTNKQNINGMHAAEIIARKPLASSNVDKSTIKGEVCSILF, encoded by the exons ATGGCTACCAAAAAGAATGAACCATCTCAGAAACAACAG AGGATGGTTTCCAAAAAGGATGAGCCCTCTAAAGGACATCAG GGAGATGCTGCAGTTGTGGCTTCTCCTGGTCCTCTTCCAGAGGCTCCACCAACTCCAAAATCTCGTGTCAGAAACTCG GTTTTAAAGAGTGGGCCACTTTTTTTATCTACCAAAG GAATTGGATGGACATCATGGAAGAAAAGGTGGTTTATTTTGACACAAACTTCGTTAGTTTTCTTCAAAAGTGATCCT AATGCCATTCCTCaaaaggaaaatgaagtgaattTAATTCTTGGTGGCATTGATCTCAACAATTCAGGCAG TGTGGTTGTCAAAGCTGATAAAAAACTCTTAACTGTACTATTTCAAGATGGTCAAGATGGACGGACGTTCACACTTAAG GCTGAAAGTTCAGAGGATTTGTATGAGTGGAGGGCTGCATTTGAGAATGCCTTGTCACAAGCATCAAGTTCTCCTCACGTTTTGGGGAAAAATGACATCTTGGGGAATGAAAAAGCAAACGCAGTTAATGGTTCTAAGGACCCAG TGAACAATAAACAGCCTGTGAGATCTACTGTCTTAGGCAAACCAATTTTACTTGCACTAGAAGATGTTGACGGAGCTCCAACATTTTTGGAGAAGGCTCTAAGATTTATAGAAGAGCATG GAACCAAAGCAGAAGGGGTCTTACGACTAGCTGCTGACGTTGAAGATGTTAAGCGTCGAATTCAGGAATATGAAAAGG GAAAAACTGAGTTCTCTCGTGAGGAGGATCCACATGTCATTGCTGATTGTATCAAG TATGTCATTCGAGAGTTGCCATCATGTCCTGTCCCTGCTTCATGCTGCAATGCGCTACTAGAAGCATACC GAACTCTGGGTGGTGATAGAGTCAACACTATGCGTGAAGCAGTATTGGACGCGTTTCCTGAGCCAAACCGTCGCCTACTACAGAG AATTCTAATGATGATGCAAGCTGTGGCttctaataaaactttaaatcGGATGAGCTCTTCAGCTGTGGCAGCATGCATGGCACCCTTGATTCTTCGCCCTCTTGTATCTGGTGACTGTGAGATTGAAAACGATTTTAAATTGGGTGATGATAGTTCAATTCAACTGCTGCGAGCAGCTGCTGCAGCCAATCATGCTCAAGCCATTGTTATAACATTACTTGAagaatatgataaaatatttgGG GAAGGATATGTTTCCCCCAATTTATACTATGGAACGGAAGAGAGTGgaagtgaaagtgaaagtgaaagtgaaagtgaaggtGAAACTGAAAGTGAAGAGGCAACTGATGATGACTGTAATGATGCAACATCTGGGTCTAATGCATACTGTGATAGTGACTATGTAGCAAGTGGAACAGGCAGTAGGAGCGGTCACTCTATTAACAATGATCTGGATGATGATAAG GATTCTGATTATTCGAGCTCTAGTTCTGAGCCCTCTATAGCTGATGGTGATTTAAAAGCCACCAAGAAGCTTTCAAGTTCACTTCACTCTTCCCTGTCTGAAAATGATTTACAAAGGAGTGAGGATAATCAAAGTAACAAGAGTTCAGCAATAGAGGCTGTTTGCGAATTTGGCCATAGAGCTAAGCGTCCCACTGTTTGGGGATGGGCAATT GCAAAGAAGAAGCTTTCTATGGAATCTATTCATTGTCCTTCTAAAGAAGA GGCTGAAATAGAGAGGATCAAGGCTGAAAAATCTGACTTGAAAAAGGGACACACAGAAGAG ATCGAAGGTAATCTGGTTTATGAAGCCTGCttggaaaaacaaaagaagatgCTGCATGGGCATTGTCAAGCTCTTCAGAATGAT GTGACAAGACTAGCGGAAGAGTTGCATAGGGAAAGAGATAAGAGGACAGCTCTGGAAGCTGGACTTACCCCCTCTCAAGGAACCGTAGCTCTCCCAAATACGGTTAATGAAAAG GCAGATATTAAGGACATAGCTCAAGCAGAGGCAGACATAAACAATTTGAACAAAAAGGTTGATGAATTGTGGATGCAGCTGAATCAACTACTTGAGCAAAATTCTGTTTCCATGAATAACAGGTCCAATCGGCATCAACCAAATCATCAAGAAAAAAG
- the LOC107951110 gene encoding rho GTPase-activating protein REN1 isoform X1, protein MATKKNEPSQKQQRMVSKKDEPSKGHQGDAAVVASPGPLPEAPPTPKSRVRNSVLKSGPLFLSTKGIGWTSWKKRWFILTQTSLVFFKSDPNAIPQKENEVNLILGGIDLNNSGSVVVKADKKLLTVLFQDGQDGRTFTLKAESSEDLYEWRAAFENALSQASSSPHVLGKNDILGNEKANAVNGSKDPVNNKQPVRSTVLGKPILLALEDVDGAPTFLEKALRFIEEHGTKAEGVLRLAADVEDVKRRIQEYEKGKTEFSREEDPHVIADCIKYVIRELPSCPVPASCCNALLEAYRTLGGDRVNTMREAVLDAFPEPNRRLLQRILMMMQAVASNKTLNRMSSSAVAACMAPLILRPLVSGDCEIENDFKLGDDSSIQLLRAAAAANHAQAIVITLLEEYDKIFGEGYVSPNLYYGTEESGSESESESESEGETESEEATDDDCNDATSGSNAYCDSDYVASGTGSRSGHSINNDLDDDKDSDYSSSSSEPSIADGDLKATKKLSSSLHSSLSENDLQRSEDNQSNKSSAIEAVCEFGHRAKRPTVWGWAIAKKKLSMESIHCPSKEEAEIERIKAEKSDLKKGHTEEIEGNLVYEACLEKQKKMLHGHCQALQNDVTRLAEELHRERDKRTALEAGLTPSQGTVALPNTVNEKIKADIKDIAQAEADINNLNKKVDELWMQLNQLLEQNSVSMNNRSNRHQPNHQEKRKDKPKDIEATFKKSGSKDKYADKVECENKKQEPSLTNKQNINGMHAAEIIARKPLASSNVDKSTIKGEVCSILF, encoded by the exons ATGGCTACCAAAAAGAATGAACCATCTCAGAAACAACAG AGGATGGTTTCCAAAAAGGATGAGCCCTCTAAAGGACATCAG GGAGATGCTGCAGTTGTGGCTTCTCCTGGTCCTCTTCCAGAGGCTCCACCAACTCCAAAATCTCGTGTCAGAAACTCG GTTTTAAAGAGTGGGCCACTTTTTTTATCTACCAAAG GAATTGGATGGACATCATGGAAGAAAAGGTGGTTTATTTTGACACAAACTTCGTTAGTTTTCTTCAAAAGTGATCCT AATGCCATTCCTCaaaaggaaaatgaagtgaattTAATTCTTGGTGGCATTGATCTCAACAATTCAGGCAG TGTGGTTGTCAAAGCTGATAAAAAACTCTTAACTGTACTATTTCAAGATGGTCAAGATGGACGGACGTTCACACTTAAG GCTGAAAGTTCAGAGGATTTGTATGAGTGGAGGGCTGCATTTGAGAATGCCTTGTCACAAGCATCAAGTTCTCCTCACGTTTTGGGGAAAAATGACATCTTGGGGAATGAAAAAGCAAACGCAGTTAATGGTTCTAAGGACCCAG TGAACAATAAACAGCCTGTGAGATCTACTGTCTTAGGCAAACCAATTTTACTTGCACTAGAAGATGTTGACGGAGCTCCAACATTTTTGGAGAAGGCTCTAAGATTTATAGAAGAGCATG GAACCAAAGCAGAAGGGGTCTTACGACTAGCTGCTGACGTTGAAGATGTTAAGCGTCGAATTCAGGAATATGAAAAGG GAAAAACTGAGTTCTCTCGTGAGGAGGATCCACATGTCATTGCTGATTGTATCAAG TATGTCATTCGAGAGTTGCCATCATGTCCTGTCCCTGCTTCATGCTGCAATGCGCTACTAGAAGCATACC GAACTCTGGGTGGTGATAGAGTCAACACTATGCGTGAAGCAGTATTGGACGCGTTTCCTGAGCCAAACCGTCGCCTACTACAGAG AATTCTAATGATGATGCAAGCTGTGGCttctaataaaactttaaatcGGATGAGCTCTTCAGCTGTGGCAGCATGCATGGCACCCTTGATTCTTCGCCCTCTTGTATCTGGTGACTGTGAGATTGAAAACGATTTTAAATTGGGTGATGATAGTTCAATTCAACTGCTGCGAGCAGCTGCTGCAGCCAATCATGCTCAAGCCATTGTTATAACATTACTTGAagaatatgataaaatatttgGG GAAGGATATGTTTCCCCCAATTTATACTATGGAACGGAAGAGAGTGgaagtgaaagtgaaagtgaaagtgaaagtgaaggtGAAACTGAAAGTGAAGAGGCAACTGATGATGACTGTAATGATGCAACATCTGGGTCTAATGCATACTGTGATAGTGACTATGTAGCAAGTGGAACAGGCAGTAGGAGCGGTCACTCTATTAACAATGATCTGGATGATGATAAG GATTCTGATTATTCGAGCTCTAGTTCTGAGCCCTCTATAGCTGATGGTGATTTAAAAGCCACCAAGAAGCTTTCAAGTTCACTTCACTCTTCCCTGTCTGAAAATGATTTACAAAGGAGTGAGGATAATCAAAGTAACAAGAGTTCAGCAATAGAGGCTGTTTGCGAATTTGGCCATAGAGCTAAGCGTCCCACTGTTTGGGGATGGGCAATT GCAAAGAAGAAGCTTTCTATGGAATCTATTCATTGTCCTTCTAAAGAAGA GGCTGAAATAGAGAGGATCAAGGCTGAAAAATCTGACTTGAAAAAGGGACACACAGAAGAG ATCGAAGGTAATCTGGTTTATGAAGCCTGCttggaaaaacaaaagaagatgCTGCATGGGCATTGTCAAGCTCTTCAGAATGAT GTGACAAGACTAGCGGAAGAGTTGCATAGGGAAAGAGATAAGAGGACAGCTCTGGAAGCTGGACTTACCCCCTCTCAAGGAACCGTAGCTCTCCCAAATACGGTTAATGAAAAG ATAAAGGCAGATATTAAGGACATAGCTCAAGCAGAGGCAGACATAAACAATTTGAACAAAAAGGTTGATGAATTGTGGATGCAGCTGAATCAACTACTTGAGCAAAATTCTGTTTCCATGAATAACAGGTCCAATCGGCATCAACCAAATCATCAAGAAAAAAG